CGAAAGAGAGAGGAATCATCGAAACAACGTTATCAAGCGAATGCACGTGAAAGGGACCGCACTCATAGGTGAATTTCTTTTCCTTATGAAACACTAAAACCTAGTCTCttcagcaaaattatttatttccccTACGACTCTTATATTTCTGTAATACCTTGAACGTAGACTTAAGGACTTAGACTCGAAGTTGTATAAGCGTTGATCATCAGCTCATTAGTGCAATGAAATTGTAACAGAAGCATTGTATAAAGTATGTATTTATGTTTCTCCTGCAGATCTGTGTACTAATTACTATCTACGATAAGAAGTAGTTTCTCTACTACCGTAAGCGTGCTTCAATCGTCGCAATTGAAAATGCGACGATGATATTTCTATGTTCTCGTAGGCACAGACTTATAAACACCTAATCCTTAGTTCTGTGAAACTAAGACAGACTCGGTGTCTGAATAATTCTAATCGTACGATCTGTGAAAGTATCACACGCATATCATTATGTATAACTATATTATTGATTTCTTGTACACTGCTCAAAGTAACTAAAGAAGCGGATTTGGTAGAAACGCGCACGCATTCTCGGTGCCGTTGCTGTTCGGTTTAGCAGAAACATTTTGAGCAGCGTACAAGTGGAAACTTGTATATCCAATAGTGGAAAATTTGTGAATATTCATTTGTGGAGGGTAAAGAATGCGGACAGCTACGAGACTCAAGAAATCCAATCTTCACTGTGCAGTGTGAACACGGCTTTCAGTGCCTTGAGAACATTAATACCGACGGAACCCGCGGATaggaaattgtcaaaaatagagACTTTGAGATTAGCTAGCAGTTATATCAGCCATTTGGGAGCTGTCCTCGTTGCTGGCCCCATAGATCAGCCCTGCTTACGCGCCGATGACAATGCTGGTGTCTATGGGATGAGCCGTTGGGCAAATCTCCAAGCAAGGCCGCAAGTTTGCACCTTCTGCCTTGCCATGCATAAGAAATACGTAAGTTCTGTAacaattcataattttttcattcagtgaCAAATGACAACAACCTCTGTACCATATAATTCACTTCTGTAACAACTATCTTTCAAGTGGAACTTAATCCTAAGTTAGGGAGCTTAGCGAAGATAAAATTGTAGCGAAGAAAAGCAAGAAGTCTCGATGGAAATGGAGCAAGCACATAATAACCATTGTCCTTTAAATTTCCAGGCTTTAAGTATCCCCTCCGAAGTGATATCAGATTGTCAGAGATCAGAGAGAACACCGTACGTTATCCCCGCAACTTCAGCAACCTACTTCGATCTAAGCCATGTGTAAAGACTACGCCCTATATATAATTTGCTGTAAATTTCCTGTATATATACACCTAatcaaatttaataaattttatattatacatgtaCGCACACGTGTACATTGATTCTAACTAATTGGCTTGACTAAAAAAGAACGACGAATAATGGCATTAGACAAAATATCTTgtaacgtttgttcgtttctaggAAGATTGAGGTGGCTATTGCAAATATCTTTTGTCATTTCTTTCCCCATAACATTTGAACATCGAAACACGTGACACAACCGAGCTCAAGATAATCCCATTACATCTCGCCGGGCCCGTTGTTCACCAGTGCCGGCTCTCTGTAAATGCAAAGATTTGTCTGGCAAATTATTAAACGCATTTACGGTAACGATTTCGCGCACAGAAACTCGATCCGCCGTGTAACCGACGAATCACGGACACCACGTGGACGAGCGTAGTACGGCGGCGAATGTTTCAGTCTTTCGAAGTCAACAATGCTGTGAGGAGGGCAGATTTTCGTTTTACTCCTCGTTTCTCGTTACTCGTTTCAATTTCAGTGTTTTTATTCGGTTATCCATTGCGAGGTGGCCCGTAAGTAATGTTCGCCGTGAAGCAATCCCTCGAATGCCCCCATATCCACGATTAGGTAAGCTTGCTGAAAAAAAAGCGCCGAGAGATCCGCACGCTAGCCATAGTAACCGAAATCAATCACCGCCATTATGGCAAAACTGAAATTCACGGGGGACCTCGTTGCCTTTTACTCCGCGTGGCCAAACATTTACAATGGGAATCGATAGCAGCGCAGCTACGTCGATCGACACACACCGATTTACAAGCCGCGACTAACGCgcggaaaataaatttcctaatCGCGCTCCCATCTGCGGTTCGTAAAAAAGTCTGACCCCATTAGCGCTGGGCACGgaaattgttttgaaaactGTTGCTCGGGTTGGTATCTCGTAAACATTGCGCTCGCCGCGGTTTATTATGGTTTAGAGAATCCTCGGGATTGATTCTCCGTTTCGGTAAAAGTCTACGGGTGCCGTTTGGCTGGGGTAGGAGGACAGTCGCGGGTACCGCgggtggaaaatttaaaatcgagCAAATTAGCGCCCTGAACGGCGCGTACGACCGCCATCTTGTAAAAGTGTCTCTGTAGTGTTTGGAGGTTCAGCGAGAAGGAACAGCAGCTTCACCGGAGGCTGGAAGTCCTTTTGAAGTGGTTGCAACGGTCCTTGGCAGTCCCTGGGCACCCAGGTGACCTCGTGCGAGGCCAGGGTACCTTCAAGCTGCTAGGACAACCCCACGGCCAGGGAACTCGCTTACACGCCCGACTCTCGCGAAGATGGTGAGCGCTCGTTCGCACGGACACTTTCGTCTAACCCCCCTTGGCGGAATTTGTTTTTCACCTGGGGGGATCACGTTCTCTCGTTAATAGGCCGCACCGTGCACCGGACACTGATTTACGAGGGGACGACTCTGTCGACGGGGATTTAACCTGTCTCTGGGTGACTCGCAACTCGACGTTGAACCGTCAGCTCTCGCTtgtcaatatttttattagCCCGATGCGTACGCGATGGATTCCCCTTCTGCGAACTTGAATTCCGTAGTATGGTAATGTGTGCTGAATGGTTCTCGGAATCTTGTAAATCTGTATCAAGCTGAATGCACTTGCGATGTGGAATCGTACTAGTTTTTTGAAAGGGTTCCTTTGGTTTTTAAGCTCTCCTGTCTTGTAACGTAGCAATTGGGATGTCTGCGGGATTGCTTGTTGCTGAGTCCGCTTGGCGAGTCGCGGGTGATGGTCGAAGGGATTCTGGGTGATAGGGTTTTCGGGTTTCGTTGGGTCGAGGTACGGTGCTGGGTGGTTCATGGATTTTTAAGGATTAAGGAGAGATATTGCTGGACTTTGATGTTTAAACGAGGAGATGATAAATTCTTAAGTAGCATAGCTCGCAGAAAGGTGGTTAGTCAATTTTTCATTCAGTGATTTGGTTAAAGAAATggatatttgttattttaaaataagcTTTTAATACGCTATTCAtagttctatatttttattgctTGTCCTTTATGATTTAAAGGTTAATGACAAGTGTGGAATAAGTCTCGTTAAACCACAGAATCTTGCAATATCTGATGTAACAATCTGAATGTTTAAAGTATATTTACAAGGCATTGCATTTGTGTTACATTCGTTTACATATGCTTTATGAATTCATTCGTCTATCGCTTCTAAATACTGGCTGCATCGTTTTAATATCAGTTGTGCTATTTAGAGTTCGGCATCAACTGGTGGAACTGAGGGGTCTAGTCCAGCCTCTAGCCCTGCCTCAGCTACAAGTCTCACTATGGCTGCTCCAAAGTATGGTACATTAGTACCGAATCGCATCTTCGTAGGTGGTATTTCGGCTAATACCAGCGTGGAAGAACTTGCTCAACTTTTTTCCTCTTACGGCAATGTAAAAGCTACGAAAATAATTGCCGATCGTGCCGGTGTCTCCAAGGGCTATGGATTTGTCACGTTCGAAACGGAAGAAGAAGCTAAAAGACTTCAGCAAGAGGTGCGCAACTCTCACTACACGCCCTTACTGCTAAACCAGTTCGCATTAacaattataaacaattttggttTCAGTCCGAGTGCATCGTGTTAAGGGAAAGGAAATTAAACATAGCGCCGGCAATTAAGAAGCAACCTTTCAATAGATCTTTCGACGGTGGTTCTGGATCACCACCCTCTGTGCCTACTAGTACCTACTACTACCCAAACGGTCAGCGCAGTAACGTTTTATAACACATCACCAACGGCTGATGTCCTTCGTCGCTTAACAATTTCTTCGCTTTCCCATTAGGTATGGGGCTGACATACCAAAACGGGGTGACATTTTACAACACAACGGCTCCAGCGCCGACGACACCGATCGCTGCGCCAACTGATCCAGCAACTATTTATCAAGCCACAGGAGTGTTTGGTAAATGTCGCGCTAAGAAATCACAATCCATTCCCAGTAACGTTTGAGCGTTCTTAATAACCAAGTTGGAAATCAATCATTAGGGCCGCAAGCAGCTGGTCATCAGACATTCGCGCCTGTGATGTACCAGTGTCCGGCGCCATCTCTCTACATGCCACAGCAATATCAGTATCCGCCTATGCCGGTGAGTAAAGTAACCGTACGGAGAACTCCGTAGATCTCTTTCTCTGATACTCCGTTTAATCTTGGGCCCTATATGTACGTCCTCTATCATATGAATTCTGTACGGGTTTACTGCTTGTATTTATATTAAACGGTAAATCGGTTGCGGTTTGACAGACAAATGGTTTGATGGGAGAAGCCATACCACCGGCGTTTCTACCCAACCCTCAGCAAATGCCTACTTACGTCCTTCTCGACGCTATACAGTATTGAGGTCTAAAGGTACATGGTCTATGCTAAATGACTAGCATGCAGCGCATCATCTTTGTGCGTTTTTATTTGTCAGTCTACTGCATGGCCTATCAATGCATGCACACATCTTTTGACTTTCACAATCCACGATTAATAGTATTCTTAGTAcgagcatttttatattttccctCGAGGCGCGAGCAAGCACCAGAGTTCTCGCATTTCACAATTTTTCTTTCATCTGTCCATCAAGTTGCGCATCTCTTATACGCTTTGTCACGTTGGAACAGAATCTTACCACAGCATAAAACATCGCAGATATTTTGCAGTGTGGCTCACGATGTTCTTAATGTTCACACGTCCCCTACACTTTGCCACTTCACACCAGAACTTCTATATTACACCACGGCACGTCGAACAGTACAACAGTGCCATGCTTCGAGACACTTTATCCCCCCATCGTACGTTCTGTATGATATAAATTACCGGTCTCTTCCAAATCGTTCTAAACGAGGAGGAACGGTTAGCATAAACTTGCACGTATCAAGTACGATGTACCATAGGCATGCGTAAGAACGAAATTAGAGTCGAATTAAGGTAAAGTATCACGGGCAATTGAGCGTGTCCGGGCTCGATATCGAAAGATTCTTTATGTTATTTCATAGCATGTACATTGACCTTAGTACTCCAAGAACGAGATTGATTCGCCAGATTTAGAGTCGTATATGAATGTTTAAGGAGGAGAATTTAGGGAGAATCCCAGGTTCTCCGGGCAATGTACGATGTTTTGCATAAAATAGATGGTACCCTTGTTCTCTCCCTATCGATCACTGTTGGCCGAGCGCGGCTGGATGACCCACTAATATTCACCTCTCTTTTCTGTGCAGTACGAGACGTATTACGCAGGGGCGACCGCCGCCGGAGCTCACCCGTACTTGTACAGCCCCAGCAACTCGCAAAGCAACACGAGCGGCGGTAACAGCAATTCTGGGAGCGGGAACAACGGCACAGGGGCGACCAGCCCGCCTACAGGCCCGCCACCACCGCCGCTCCCGTCTCTGCTACCGCAACCACCAGCGCACTTCTACGCCCCTGCCGCGCCGCCACCCCATCATCATCCTCCGGTCCCCACAGGCCCCCCTCCGCCGCAGATGGATCACATCTACTACTCGATCGCAGCCGGGCCCCATCCGCCGCCACCTCCGCACGTGCCCATGGGACTGACCGATCAGCAGCTGTTGCTTTGCGCCACCGACTCGCTGTGCCAGCAGGCGTCTTCGTCGGACGGCCAGGCTGCTCCACAGGAGGTAAGTTGATACGTACTTTACGCCGAGACGGGCCGTATATCCTGGATGAACGGTAGAGACAGAGTAAGCAACTGTTATAGCATCCTAGGCGAGACGGTACAATTACCGAGATAATCCGGGCGGCTATCTATGCGCGCGCGTTAGCACAAGAAAACAATACACATAACCAGCAATCTTTCCGAGACATTGAGAAACTACTATCTGTGACCTAAACCCGTAGGACTCTCGTTCGACATCGAGCCACTCGGAGCAACCACAACATGGTGAAACACAGGCTGCTACAGGGTCAGCCACACCCCTGATGTCCTTAATGCCCGTGAAATTCCCCATGTCTGGTCGTTATACCAATTACCATCCGATCGCGATACACACCGCCAACTTGTACAGTTCACAGACATGCTTGAACGAGACCGACGATTGCGGCGGCAATCAGATGCATTGCAGGGCCATCGTTTACCACCCGGCAGCCGTATACATTCCCCACGCGCATACACCACCGTATCACAACGCATCCGGCGGCACTAGCCTGCTACCGACGCCGCCGTCGGTCTCCCAGCCGATGTACGACTCGTCCGGCAAGGGCCAGACGTTCGGCTCCAGGGACTACGCGAAATCGGGGCCGGCGAACGGCCAGAGCACCGGCTACCCGAAGTCCCAGGGTCACGGGGTCGCGTTGTCGTCCCATCAGGGGCCGTTCGTTAAAGCTCAAGCCCTCGGGAACGCTCAGTCGTACAAGCACAGTAGCGCGGAGGGCGGTTACAAGTACTCGTCGCCAGCCATCGCGTCCTCCCGGTTCCCCGTGCAATATAACAGACGAACGGCGGCTGGCTCGGCCGTGGGCTCGCCGGCTTGCTTGCCAGGTCAAAAGTCGGACGGTTACAGCGGGCCTCAGGGCTCGCAGAGGTCGGGGGGCCATCACCTGGCCTCGAGCCTGGCGGTGGCTCAATCGTACGCGTCCTCTAAGATGTTCAACGCCGGCCAGGGCTTCGAGTACGCGAACGGCCGCAGGCATAACAACAACGACCAGTATTTCGACGCTGTCGCGATGAAGCCGGGCAACTACTCGGCCCGGAAGGCCGCGGCGAACAGCTACAGGAGCAACAACGGGCAGACAGAGGGCACGGCTGGCCCCGGTGGCCAGGCGGCCGAGTGTTACGCTAGCAATCAGATAGAGAGCGATAGTAGCAGCGGCGCGCAGGTCGCACAGGCTGGCGTAGAGAGCAATAGTTCAGAGAAGCCGGTTAGCCCACCGCCAGCGCCGTATTCGCCCATGACACGACCCCTTCCAACTCTGTCACCACCCACCTCCCAGGTCCAGTTCTATACCCCGGCGCAGAACCGTTATCAGCCATCCCTAGCCtcgtcccagcagcagcagacaGCCAGCCAGCGACGGTACACCATCGCGCCCGCACTGCCCGCGGGCAGGAAGCCGACGGAGAAGTACTCCGGCTCCGCTGGAGGTCAGTCGACCGCTGCCGGGACTATGCTGCGCCAGAACAAGTACAAGGTGAACGGGATCATGCAGACCGGGGGCAAGGTGCCCGACGACAGTCTGGGCGGGGCTGGAGACGCTCCTCCGGGCATTGGAAGGATGCCCATCACGCCGCCGGGCACGCCTCGTGGACATCATCCGGGCCACCCTGCCGGCGATCAGAGTCAGCTGAGCGACACGTGCCATCAGATGCAAGCTCTCAGCCTTTGAACGAGCTCCACGGGCGGTCGTCTTGGCTTTCTTTTTCCTCCCTTCTTCTCATCTGGTTAAGATACATTGTAGTAGGATACGTAAGGTGTCGCGGATGGAAGAAACGCGGGGCGAGACGCTGGAAACGGCACACGGGGGGTTGTAGACAGCGGTAGCTAGTGTTAGGCGTATAATTTAAGTTGTAGGGAATTGAGAGTCCCAAGGGCGCATTCTGTACAGTTTCCGAAGTGTTCAAGGACCTGGACAGACGGTCCAGGCTAATGGAATAGACTGTAAGGAGGTTGATAGTTTGCTGCAATCCGAGGGCACTTGGGTGTGGACACAAGTGCCCTGCTGCGTTTCTTCTGTCAGCGGCGTGTACTTGTTATAAGCGCGCGTAGCATCTCGATTTTCGAAGCCGTATGGAAAGGGGAAGGTAGACGGGTAGCGTGCCTCTCGGCACGGCTGCGTTTATATTCGGCTACGAAGGGCGTTGAATCGGAGAGACGTGTTACCGATTCTTGTCTTTGTGATCTCACGACCGAAGTCCTGGTAACATGGGAAAGCCGGAATAGAAAAAGAAACTAGACAGCTCGAACGGTGTtgtgtaaattataaattcttcgGTAAATTATCAAACGTACTAAATTgttaagcatttataaaaaaaaaggaatatatatatatatacatacatattatatatatatatataagatttaaaataaaatacgatATTTAAAGATTATTATGTTAGttatgaaaaagaaaatgatatacacgattaatatatatatatatattatatatatacatatactcaagtatattatatatatatatcgaagaGGACAGATATAAGCTTAGAGTAAAGAAGAGGGAAAGGAAACAAAGGAAATCGAAGTCAGGTTGCATTATCTCTCGCGAGGGTCGGATGTTTAACGAAACGAGAACACTTGTATCTCGGGTAGACGTTACGGATACGCTAcgtataatttaaagaaatctATGTTATGCAGTATTTGGCGTTATATATGCGCGACATAGGCTCGACGAAACCATGAATCTCACGAGCAAGGCTAGAGTAGGATAGATGGATTTAAAGCgaaaaaaacgaataaaacaaaCACAAATGGAATAAACAGGCGAATAGAGCAGAGGAAAAAGTAATGATaatagaaacaaacaaacaaaaaaaaaataaacaaacaacgttGTTATCGTACAAAGACGAGCGATTTGTTATGTGTTCAAAAAGAGAATAAAAAGACGCGCGCAGAGGGGTAAAATAGGAAGGCAGAGTAGAGAGAGAGTTGagtttcataaaaaaagaaaacgataaagaaaaagaaaaaacggtTGCTCAAGGCACTGCCACGTCTTCTCGTTTTTCATTTTCGACCCGCAACAAATGGGTGAGACCGTACTTATAGTTTATTAATTAGAGTAACCGTGTGACACGACATTATCTCATGCATTATCGAAACGGTAGCGGACACTTAATTTTATCGTTCTTTCCTTTTCGACACGAGAGTTATCCGCGCAAACGAAaccaaaaagaacaaaaaacagagcgagagaggtagagagagatagagaacggaagagagagagagagagagagagagatagagagagagaacagTAAACGGGATCCGTAAAtagctgtttaaaaaaaaaagcaacaaaAGAGATGCCCCATACCCACACGAATACGATAAAAATAATGGAAAAAAAGTATATGtaataatgaattaaaaaaaaaatgtgtcggcTGTGAGCTTCCAAGCAAAtaacaataattaaattattataatataaaaagttaaagttaataTTCTACCTAATTGTTATGAACGTGAATTTCTTTTATCTATAACGAGAAATTTGTTATCTCATATCTCGCATATTGTAGCTATTATATTGTCTATTTAAAAGAAAggaaacgggggaggggggctgTGCTGCAGGATTCGAAAGTTCGCGGGGGCGCGGCGATTCAAATATTGCGCGGCGGGAAATACGACCGAAGGGAGAGACGGagcggcgagagagagagagagagagagagagagagagagaggaattaTTATCCATGGGGGAAGATGGCACCGTGGACGACACGACAAAAAGGCCTAGTTCGCGTAGATTACCCGTGGAAGTCGTCACGAGAGAAACGATTAATTTGTCGAGGAGGGAATGAGCAAAGGAAgacgaaagagagatagagagagggagaaagagagagagagagagagagagagagagagagagagagagaaaaagcaaGAGTGCCTTCTATTTGTTTTCGTGATTGTATTGTTGAACATTTGTTGCGTTACGTTCCAAGAGCCTCTAAATGTTGTTATAAGATAAAAGcgtaaaaaaaaagatgtttgAAGAATGTtgttcctctatttatttattgatttaatgGGCCGCGCGGCCCGGCAACAAGCACCCAGGAGAAAACGAATGATACAAGCGAATTTGGATGTGTGAAAGTATGCGCTGTTAGACGGATGGGGATTCAGGGATGATTAATTAGAtcgaaagaagaggaagaggaagaagagagaaTGATTTCACACactagaggggggggggggaataggATAGAATAGAAAGATGTAAAATCGTCGCATACGGCATTCGAGTCGCACGATCCCTTTTTTCTCATTGTGTACGTTACAACAGGAGAATATAATCTatattgtaacagaaaatgtaattcgaagaaagaaaaaagaagataaaGAGCAGCTCGTTTCGGCACCTATTTCTATGTATGATACACACGGAAGATATCTCagcaatatacatatataaatatatatatatatatatacataaaaataaatatacttaTATAGATATTAACGAATAAACAGGAAAAACATAAAAGAAGAGCGTATACCGACGGGTATATAGTATATGGGAATGCAAGAGTGCGACAGACGCGTATTTGGGTGTGCGTGTGGCGCGAATCTGGTTAGGTGGCTGTGATTATTGCGTGCaagttataattattaaaagaaaggGGGAAAAACGAGAAGAGACAATTCTACGTGTGTGAGCATCCGTGTGTCGGTAGTGCATCGATGCCTGTTCTATCACCGCGCCACACACGCGCATATTTCATACACGTATTACATATATAATACGCATACATACCTTACATATAACGTACATCTATACgagaatataaaagaaagaaaCGCGCGAGAACCAAGCGCGATTCTATGTTCAGTTTGGTACTGGCCCCCCAGGCGAGCAGCGAGGCGTATTTAGGAAGCGGGCCGCTTGATCCCGGTTATTAATCCATGTACTAAATTTAACGTAGAATGGTGCTGATACGACataaaatacaatataatatatatatatattataatataaagtatattataatataaaaggAGTCTAAGATAGATATTAGAGGGTATGCGTAGTTGAGCATAGGAATATAATTGATGTATATTGTACACGCTGTGAGAGATGTGCTTTCTACGATTGCGAATCGCTGTACGCTTCTTGTACGCTGGAGCGAATGCGATTGAGTTATAAGTCTGTGCGTGGTAGCATTCGTCGAGACACAGTGGAAACATATTTGCTACTCCGCGAAAAGTTGCATGTAGATTTGTTCATTTATCTTCTATTCTAAATTTCGCTCGTTGGCACTACTGAGACGCATCGTGGCCTAATTCAGGGAAATCCTAGGTGTATTAACGTATCAGTTTCAGATTAGAAGATTCTCGCAACGCGAACTTAAGTTACGGCCATTGCAATTTGACGATTACTTGCTTGGGGAGCGTAGGGCTCCTTTCTCTAGGGAATATCAACAACCGCGCGTATTCGACAATCTAGAAAGCATACCTCCTGGAACACGGAAAttgatgtattaaaaaaaaaataccataaATTATACACAAAATGACATGTAGGTTGTATGACAAAGAAACTATCTAAGTACCCGAtgataataaaaagaatatattacATATAAGAGATgcatatatttaaaagaaaataaagacATCTGTGCATGAACATTATATAGACGGAAGAAAAGGTATAGACTAAAAATAAGTGTGAATCTCTTctgcgaatatatatatatatatatatataaaaaaatctcattCAAGATATAAAATATACAATGCTCCACTACATATACAGTGTATTTGTGAATTTACCTTTCTCGCCCAGTTGCGTCTGCTTTTTATTCTGTTTGCAATGGAAGGGAGTGGCTCAGCAGCGGAGCTGAGATGAACACGCCTCCATCGAATAGATTAAATGTTTTATTGATTCAATAATATGCTTTACAATCACGTCTTATTCATTTAGTCTTCTGTCGCTAAACAAACGGTATAGTCTAAGGTATTTGCACTAATACATTGTATTAATCATCTATCGTATCACATGATTTGCCGTAAAGCGGAAATCTAAATACGCAACGGGGTCCAATATACTAGAGTAtacgttttatatattttcggtTAATAAAAACGGATGTATAAATGGCACAATTCCTACTTTATATCATTGACGTGCCATTACTGCGAGTATAATTTTTCGCACACGACGAAACGGTTCTCTTCAACGTACTAGAAACTCAATACTTTGTTTTAGTAGCAATATGTAATATTCTACTAGGATCACATTGATTATCGTAGCTAATAATCATCACACTTGCTTCCGGGCAGTATCTATGGAACCTACCATTCCTTCGTGACCATTAGAAAAATTCTCGGATCTCAAAACATGGCAGCGTAAAAGAAGTGGGCGTTGGCATAGTTCTGAATCTTGGAATCAgcgatgggcaaaatttttatttaaataaaattttgaataaaagataaaaaaattcgtcATTCGCTCGTTAACcggagttaactttattcgacacacgacgaataatttttgttaacttttattagttattcgaaattttatttaaagaaaaactttGTCCATCCCTGCTTGGAATCCGACCACTCCGAGTCGATATGCgtgtataaatataaatctttCCAGGAATATAAGTGTCTAAGAAAATTGTGTCGAGGAATATTACAGACACTGGTGTGATTCACCGTCGGCCACTAAATAACAAAAGGAAATGCTCGCGTTCCAATGCTGTAAAATCGCAGTGATTAGAAAACTCTTTAAAAACGTACAAAAATGTGAAAGTTTTCAGAGTATACATATCTATAAAAATTCCGAGTATCCTAGAACCGTAGCTCTAAGTATAACGATGTTACGCGCGGCCCGGATTCTTTCAATAGTTAAACGGTTTACAATTCAGTCGTCATGTGTGACGTTAGCGCTTGCACGCGAGTGGCGTTGCAGCTTTTGCACAGCACATGGTCGTCCAAGGGATAGCAGCCACGGCCCTCTGAATCGGAAGATAAAACCAAGCCGCAGTCTTCGCATTTGTAGCACTGAATGTGAAAGCTGCGGTCGAGGGCCACGACCCGCACGGTCTCATCTTGGCCTGGCTCCGGCATGATCGGTAGCTTGCAGACGCAGCAACGCGGCGCGAACTTTCTGTAACACGGAAACCCTCGTTCTTGAATCCATACTATCGATAGAAACGATTCCACTTGAATAACCAGTGTCGCTTACTTATGAAAGCATTGTATGCAATGAATTTGATTCGTAGCGTCCACCGTAAACGGTATGCCATCCAAGCTCTGGCCGCAGACCACGCACGTGAAGCAGGACGGATGATAAGGCTTGCCGGTAGCTCTTAGTATCCTGTCCAGTATCGGTCTGGTGCAGACGCAACACTTCTCTAACGTGTTCAGATAGTCCTCCTCGCAGTACGGTTTGCTCTCTAACGAATAGAATGGTTTACCCTGCAGGTTCACCTTGCAAACGTAACAGCAGAAGCAATCGATGTGAAACACCTTGTCCATCGCGGAGCAGCCGGTGCCTTCGCCCTCGACTTTCCGGCCGCACTGCGCGCAGATCCCGTATATATCGGCGTCCTCGGCATTGTCTTCCATTCCTTGGACTAGTAGGTCCGTCAGAACGTCCACCTTGAAACAGAAGGGCCTTGTAAATCTGGGAGTAAAGCGTGACCGTGAAAGAAGGAGCAGCT
Above is a genomic segment from Andrena cerasifolii isolate SP2316 chromosome 12, iyAndCera1_principal, whole genome shotgun sequence containing:
- the LOC143375409 gene encoding uncharacterized protein LOC143375409 isoform X1, with the protein product MVEGILGDRVFGFRWVESSASTGGTEGSSPASSPASATSLTMAAPKYGTLVPNRIFVGGISANTSVEELAQLFSSYGNVKATKIIADRAGVSKGYGFVTFETEEEAKRLQQESECIVLRERKLNIAPAIKKQPFNRSFDGGSGSPPSVPTSTYYYPNGMGLTYQNGVTFYNTTAPAPTTPIAAPTDPATIYQATGVFGPQAAGHQTFAPVMYQCPAPSLYMPQQYQYPPMPYETYYAGATAAGAHPYLYSPSNSQSNTSGGNSNSGSGNNGTGATSPPTGPPPPPLPSLLPQPPAHFYAPAAPPPHHHPPVPTGPPPPQMDHIYYSIAAGPHPPPPPHVPMGLTDQQLLLCATDSLCQQASSSDGQAAPQEDSRSTSSHSEQPQHGETQAATGSATPLMSLMPVKFPMSGRYTNYHPIAIHTANLYSSQTCLNETDDCGGNQMHCRAIVYHPAAVYIPHAHTPPYHNASGGTSLLPTPPSVSQPMYDSSGKGQTFGSRDYAKSGPANGQSTGYPKSQGHGVALSSHQGPFVKAQALGNAQSYKHSSAEGGYKYSSPAIASSRFPVQYNRRTAAGSAVGSPACLPGQKSDGYSGPQGSQRSGGHHLASSLAVAQSYASSKMFNAGQGFEYANGRRHNNNDQYFDAVAMKPGNYSARKAAANSYRSNNGQTEGTAGPGGQAAECYASNQIESDSSSGAQVAQAGVESNSSEKPVSPPPAPYSPMTRPLPTLSPPTSQVQFYTPAQNRYQPSLASSQQQQTASQRRYTIAPALPAGRKPTEKYSGSAGGQSTAAGTMLRQNKYKVNGIMQTGGKVPDDSLGGAGDAPPGIGRMPITPPGTPRGHHPGHPAGDQSQLSDTCHQMQALSL
- the LOC143375409 gene encoding uncharacterized protein LOC143375409 isoform X2, which codes for MSSASTGGTEGSSPASSPASATSLTMAAPKYGTLVPNRIFVGGISANTSVEELAQLFSSYGNVKATKIIADRAGVSKGYGFVTFETEEEAKRLQQESECIVLRERKLNIAPAIKKQPFNRSFDGGSGSPPSVPTSTYYYPNGMGLTYQNGVTFYNTTAPAPTTPIAAPTDPATIYQATGVFGPQAAGHQTFAPVMYQCPAPSLYMPQQYQYPPMPYETYYAGATAAGAHPYLYSPSNSQSNTSGGNSNSGSGNNGTGATSPPTGPPPPPLPSLLPQPPAHFYAPAAPPPHHHPPVPTGPPPPQMDHIYYSIAAGPHPPPPPHVPMGLTDQQLLLCATDSLCQQASSSDGQAAPQEDSRSTSSHSEQPQHGETQAATGSATPLMSLMPVKFPMSGRYTNYHPIAIHTANLYSSQTCLNETDDCGGNQMHCRAIVYHPAAVYIPHAHTPPYHNASGGTSLLPTPPSVSQPMYDSSGKGQTFGSRDYAKSGPANGQSTGYPKSQGHGVALSSHQGPFVKAQALGNAQSYKHSSAEGGYKYSSPAIASSRFPVQYNRRTAAGSAVGSPACLPGQKSDGYSGPQGSQRSGGHHLASSLAVAQSYASSKMFNAGQGFEYANGRRHNNNDQYFDAVAMKPGNYSARKAAANSYRSNNGQTEGTAGPGGQAAECYASNQIESDSSSGAQVAQAGVESNSSEKPVSPPPAPYSPMTRPLPTLSPPTSQVQFYTPAQNRYQPSLASSQQQQTASQRRYTIAPALPAGRKPTEKYSGSAGGQSTAAGTMLRQNKYKVNGIMQTGGKVPDDSLGGAGDAPPGIGRMPITPPGTPRGHHPGHPAGDQSQLSDTCHQMQALSL